TCCAGTGTGGACTTCTCCCTCAGTGGTGAGACCTGAACTTTGGAGGTTATCTTAGTGTTGGGATTTGAGGGGAACTGTAAAATTTTGCCAGTTTAATTTGATGAAGCATTTGttattaaaagttattaaaagtaATAGTAAgtaccaaaagaaaaatttaatgcATGGAAGCCTTTTTTCGCCTCCGTAAAAATAATTACTCTTTAAATAACCTAGCTGGCTATTGCTTCGTTGTAGCAATCAAAAGTATTTTCCTGGCCCTACTGAAGGCAGGAAACATTTTGCCTTTAACTACAGCTGGGCTAGAATTTCACAATAAtgattaaaaacatttcaaaggaaacATGAAATGTAACTGACTATTAAGCGCACTTAcataaatagtttttaaaaggcTAATAAATAACTAATAGACAGTAGAAGTATGTTAGAGGAGCATGAAGACGGAGAGATGATTACCATTTTTCACTACAGATCCGGAGACGTGAGCTCAAGTCTTGTCTCTCCTGCCCCAGAACAAATGCAGAGCTCCTCCAGTCACCCTGTGTGGGGATGAGTGGGTGGTGAGCTGCTCCGCCTGGGACAGAGGCAAATGTCTCTGTCATGGTCACAAGCACCACAGCTTGTCCCGTTGGGGACCGTGAATCACTTACCAAATTGTCTACTAATCATTCAACCATTTGTATTCAACTTCTTGCGTAAAGACTGAGCAAAATATTACCACCCTGCATTAGCTGTTGAAGTGCTCTTCAGTCTGTCATGATTTGGAGGCATCCCCTGTCTCTAACGACTGAGCAGATTCTCTGTAATTTAACTCAATTTTAACTATATTTTAAGCTAGCAAATTTTAATTGATTCAGCATTTAGTACGGACAGCTCAGCAGTGGAGCGGGGGTGTCTAAGGGGAGCACAGCTAGCCGGCGGGAGGCAGGGGCCAGGGCTCGCTGTGTGCGGAGGGTGGCACGGGAAAGCTGGCTTGTGGCTCACGGGGCGATGAATGTCCTGCAGAAGGCCCTTGCTGCAGTCAGGACATCTCACCTGCTTATGACCTCACTGTGTAAAACCTCATTCTCTTTGTAGGTCGCCTACTGTTTGCAGGCTATAATGATTACACCATAAATGTCTGGGATGTGCTGAAAGGGTCCCGTGTATCCATTCTGTTTGGACACGAAAATCGTGTCAGCACCTTGCGGGTCTCTCCCGATGGGACGGCGTTCTGCTCGGGCTCCTGGGACCACACTCTCCGAGTAAGTGTTGGCAGCACGTACTTCGGGTGCTTGGttgtttgtttaattgtttaaaaaaggGGGCGAGGGGGAAGGGTTGTGACAGGAAAATTGACTCTAGAAGGACTAAAGAGGATATAAAAACACAGTGTAAAACATGAacagaaaattcaaattaaagaaaTCCCCACAAAGTGCTAGCAGAACTGTTAAATTTTGAACATGGCTTAAATAATATCATTGCTGCTGATACTCCGTACCACTAAGCTGACTGCCTtgccaaattttaattaaatgtttgatagAATAGTTAATGTCATAAACCATTGTtcaactctctctctctctgcagatcTGGGCTTAACCTGAGACCCTGTATGCAGAATCAAATGAAGACTGAAACCCTGGACTACAAAAACTGCATAAAAAAGCCACCCCTCAAAATCAAATATTCACTACACTACAAAAGAGTGACACTGAACCCACAGATTAACACAGCTAGGTAGAAAATGTAATCTGCTTGAACACATAGCAAACATCAACTTGtagtaaaatgaaatgtttttaattctgttttgaaattaTCTTCTTTTATTAGAACTAGTTTAGATAATTATAAAGGGACTTTTCTCTGAAGTCACCTGTATCATAGAATTGAGTATTTCAGAGCacattatgtatttatttgcatgaatttagttcctttttaaagttaaaaaaaaagaaagaaaaaaaagaaaaaaagattcttgaTTTTATCGGGATGTAGCATAAAACTTGGAAACATTCCATAGTAGTGCATTGAATTTTGGTGttgaaaagtggaaagaaaaacaattctgatACTTTATGATGGCGTTATGGATGACTGGACCTTGGCAGTAAGTAGAGGAGCAAAGGACCTACTGTGAAGGTACTGGCTGTTGTcataagaatgtattttttgtacagaaaagaaatcctttcAATCCCTGTTTTTTCCTACTGTCTTTTTAGATAGAAATAAGTATTTCATCTCTGTTACATGAATATAAAGAATCTAAATATATACAAACTGATAAACTGCAAAGAGGAGGGATATAAACATGATTTACATAATCATGAGGTAATACTTAACCAGTAGTTTCTTAGAAATTTTTAATTGTATCACTTGGTGAGTGAATTTTCTTTTACTTAAAGGAATATTACATGCTAAGCACTAAGGGATACTACACGCTAAGCACTAAGCACTGTTATGCTGATGGTCAAATCTTTTCCAAGTCAGTCATAGTCATTCTATGATCATGATCCTTATTTGCATTTCGAGCAGTTCATACCACTTTGGCAGGGCAATGTAGCTTAAATGTGTATTAAGGCAGTGTACGCCCATTTTAAGGTCCTTCTGCAACGTCAGAGCAGTGTAAGTTCATGCAAATGCGGGTCAAACCTTACAAGGCAAATCATACAGTCCTTACCCTCAACAGTAATCTCCCACTGGCGTGGACATAGTTTTGTCACAGTTGGACTTGAGAATGAACAACAGTGAGTTGTTGAAAACCTGCTGTGAGCCACAGTCCTGCCAGCATTTGACACTGTGCTCACGAGCCCATCTGATCCAGGAGCCACTGGGTTTCAGGGAAGCAGTACAGCCGGCCACATtgctggcagcacccagccctctGTGTGAGCGTGGTAATGCAATGCAGACTGGCAGGACTACCCCCATGCGGAGCTGATGCTCTAGAATTAAGATTTAATCAGATAAAGCTGAGATACAGTTAATGATAGAACTGTTGGTAaattatatttgcatttataCACTGAAAACCATTGAGACTAGTGCGTGTCACCTCTGCTCACACTGTCAGGTACTGAGTCTCACCTGAGCGGAGGCACACATGGAGCAAAGTGCTGGAGTAGTGCTGGAGTAATGCTGGGAGCTTGCACGGTCTGGCCTTTGAAATGCAAGTGGGGAGATACATCTCTGAAAAGATCAAAGACATGAATTATATTTAGAttgaaacaagagaaaacaagCTCACTGGAGGGAGCTTGATCACAAGCTCACTGATCACTGGAGTTGGCTGTTCACATAAGTTTGGTGGGAATACGCTCATTCTATTtgaaggtgggatttttttagaGTTCTATAAAAATTGTGTTAGAAACGAAGTCTCCTCATTCATGAAAACACTAGGTTCCATGAATCCATAACCGGTTAACCTAGGACACTGACATTTTTATCAGCCTTCAGTCCCTATGGAAAGAGCTCAGCTGTTTTCACTTGGAAAAGTCAACTCTGACGCTTTGCAATATTTGTGGCAAACTATCCCTGTAACAAACTGAATGCACTATGGAAATGTCGTGTAGAGCTCACTGTGCAATACTGAGTCAATACACTGTACACATTTGATCAAAAGATTAATATTAATGTTTAGATAGTATTTATTGGTAAGAAGTTTGTTTCAAACATATTACATTGTGTTGATACTTATGAATGGCCTAAATACAATAAATTGTATTTTACATATTGAGAACATGTATATAGTCATTGTAATGGTACTCGTAATGGtagctgtttttttctgggtttttggCGTTTGCTTTTTGCACCATACAGTTTCTTAGATCATTTGTCCTGCAAAAATCTAGGGCAAAATCCAGATCTACTCGAAATTTGCTTCTGGAATATCTGCTGGAAATACCCATGGTGGGCCACAGCAACTGAGAGCGAGCAGTCCTTGAAAGTACCTGAAACTCCATCTGAGCTCCTTCTGCATTCAGGAGGCCAGAACTCAGGTTGTGTTTTCCTGCTCAGAAGGATCACAGCTAACGTGGTGTTTTCCTTCCACATCTTCACCGCCATACCCGGGAATGCACTGGAAAATGCAGAGTATATGTTTTGTGGGAGCACAGGATGATTCTCCTCACATGGCAGTGGGACGCCAGTGAAAGCAGGGCCCCAAAACGCTGTTGAGGGCTCAGGCTATCTATCACTGTTTAGGTAAACCATATCTGCAGATCACCTGGAGATGCAACAGTTCAGCTTTCTGCCTTGTCAGTAGAAGAGAACTGTGCTGGGGTCAGCATGAAGGTGGTTGGTGGAAGCGCTGGGTTTAGACACTGAAAAAAGCACCTCCTTAACTTAGGCACgttgtttcatttcctttcctccGAGGGGCTAGGGAAAGTGCTGAGCCAGCTCTTTTTCAGTGACATCAGTGCCCAAACCATCACCAGCTCCAGTGAGAACGAGGCTGACATCGCATCTTGCACTTCTGTTCTTGCAGGGAGAGATCGCGTGGTTCTTGCACTTCAGGGCCACTGCCTGTGGACTCGTAAGTCAGGCTGCATGGACTTGGCACCTGTGAAAATCACCTTTTTGGTCCTGAGGTAACAGTGAAAGCTGTGAACCAGGACGGGCCTCGGCTTCCCACCAGATAAAGGAAGATGGGGGAACAGGGCACTGAAGCATCCGTTGTATTCTGTAGTCGCTAAAGGGTGACCAGGGAGGCTTTGGAAAACCCAGCGTTTCGAGACCCCCTGCTTTGGTCTGTCAAGCTCTTTGTGTCTTGGAAACGCCTCTATTCCTTTCCAGAGGGAGAGGTTTTAACctgcctcttgtcctttcccCAGCGTGTTCCAGCCTTGCAGAACAGCCGTGCAGCTCCGGGCGCAGCAGTGAAGCAGCGGTGTCACATCCCAGAGCCCCAGGCCCACTGGCCCTACCTTCCTGACCCGCTCCTCAGCTCAAGCCAGGAGGTGAAGGAAAAGCAGTCCCAAAAGGCTGCGCGAGCAGGCTATAACCAGGTTAAATGTATGGAGAGGAAGGGAGCTATAGCTAGGGCAAAGTCACTGTCAGACGGCTCCGTCCTGTTAAACAAAAACGCTATATAAACAGGAAGGGTGGAAAAGGATATTGCTAGAGAAAGAGCAGCCTCTCCCTCTTGCTCTCCTGCCGTGAGGAATGCAATAGGAAATTCCTGCTCAGGATTAACAATCGTTAAGGAAAACTCTAGTTAAAAAAGCATGTGTGTAAAGCGCTGGTGAAAAGTAAAGGTATCAATCCAGCTACTGCTCTAGCACATAAACACAGACTAGATCTCCCcagttaaaagcaaaacaaaagccaaacgcGGGCACGTAAAACGAAGAGTTTGCTTTAGGAACGACTCTTAAGAGCTCAGGCCAATTCTTGATAGTGATCTGAGAAATCGCAATAGGATTGATTCCAGCCATCTATTTTTAGGTTTTCTGACGGGGATGTAAAACGGAGATGGAGAGCTGTAACCCAAGATAGGTGGCGTGAAGCGAAGCAGTCCCGTGCTGGCACGTTGGGCACCTTGAGCCTGTTGTGCGACGAGAGATGAGAGCATGACCCAGTCCCAGGCAGCTGtggcagcccctctcctcccagtgCTGGCGCGGGGCTGCGCGGTGACGGTGCAGTCGCAGCCGTGCTTTGCACCGGGCCACCATCTGAGCCTCGCTTGTGAACCGGTGCTGAGCGAGAAGCGCAAGTTGGGTGTACCTGTGCCGGGCCTGCCATAAATCTGGGGGTGGTTTTTATGGGAGTCTTGATGATCTGTTGAGCAGCTGATGGCACTCACAGCTCGAAGAGCACAGCCGGGATGCAGGGGAGGCCTCTAGCTGAGATTTCTCCCTGGTGCTGTGCCCCGTGCAAATGACACAGCTCGGCCAGGGTGTTCTCGCCCGTTTTATTTTACGCCACCAGCGGCGAAGGGCCCAACCTTTGCACCGCGCAGGTCCTAACCCTAGATTCTGCCTACACGCCCCTCAAAAAGCAAATGCCACTGCATTTGTTTGGTAAATACACCATGGGCTCGCCCTTCGGCCCTCGAAAACCTGCAGCTCCTTTGATGCAAAGAATACAGGTTCGGTCCACCAAGGGGGGAACCCCTCCCCCCCCGTATGAAGAAACGGCACCCCGGCGACTCAGCGTTTCGCTCGACCGCCCCGGGAAACGCGCGGCTTTGCGCAGCCGGTGCCCTCCCGGGGGATGCGGGCGGACCCTCCGGGGACGGGGCGCCCGCTCCCCGGCAGCACCCCGCCggccagccgaggccaggccagGCGAGGCGGAGGGAGGCGAGgcgcggcgaggcgaggcgggccgTGCCGGCCCGGGGCCGCCTCCTCGCCCCGGGTTTGGCTTTccgccgcgccgggccccgcCCCGGAGAAGGGGAGCGCTCCCCCAGCGCCCCGgggcgggctgggctgggccgggccgggccgggccgggcggaggggccgccccgcctcgcctcgcctcgcctcttAGTCGGCggcagctgctgctgcggggCTCGCAGCCATGCCGAGCTCGCTGAAGGAGGAGACGGCGCTGCTGCTGGAGGACTACTTCCAgcaccgcggcggcggcgccgcgctgccccccagccccacggcggcCACgctgcggcgggcggcggccgagctggagcggcgggagcggcccTTCTTCCGCTCCTGCGCGCCGCTGGCGCGGGCCGAgccgcgggaggcggcggcgctgctggAGCGGGTGGCGGCGCAGCTGGAGGCCGAGGGCGGCCTCAACTGGGGCCGGCTGCTGGCGCTGGTGGTCTTCGCCGGCACGCTGGCCGCCGCGCTGACCGAGCGGGGCTGCGGCGACGGGCCGCGCTGCCTGGCCGCCGCGCTGGCCGCCTACCTGGCCGAGGAGCGGGGCGAGTGGCTGGAGGCGCACGGCGGATGGGTGAGCGGggaccggggcggcggggcggggggcggccccgcgAAGACCgaggaagggggggtggggtggtgggaggcCAGGCAGCGCGGCCCGGGGTGGGTACCGGCAGGCCTGGACACCGCCACAcgcccccacccaccccccctcctccggCCCCGGCGCCGTGCTGCGGCTCGGCCCCGGGCGGGGGGTATTGCCCGGGAAACGCGCGGGTGTTCCTGCCGGCGCTGGGCGTGTGCGGCACCggcggggaggggccgccgggcgTCCGCGGGGCCCGCTTCGCTCCGGGCGGCGTGCGGGGGGCAGCGCGGGGGCGCGAAAGGCGCCCGCGGGTGTCCTGCGCTGCGGCTGGCCGGGGCCAGCTCGGCTGGCTGGAGGGgccggcgggcggccgcggggtcCTGCAAGTGCGGGAACGGCCCCGCCGGCTCGGGGAGGGGACACGCGCACACACACGACAGGTTTGCCTTCTCCTCGGGGTCCGCAGCCTCCGGGTTTTGGAGAGCAGGCCCGACACGGGGCTTCTCCCGagtgcaggcacaaaccggcggTGTTGCCCGTTCCTCGGCGCGCCGGTGTACGGAGGCGCCCGTCAGCTAGACCTGCTGCTCTGGTTCCTGCTGGTCCCGCAGCTGGTCGGGTCGGGGCCTCGGGAAGGTGCGGGCAGTAGCGCTGACGGACGTTGCGGTGCGGCGAAGCGATGGCCGCTCTTGCTCTCCGCCACTCGAGATGCGTGCTGCAAGTACAGCCTCCGAGGCGTCCGCGCGGCCCTGCCTGCGTTTCCGAACAAAATGTCAGCTATCCCGCAGAACTGCACGTTTCCTATTTTCAGTCCTAGTGGAATATTTGATGCCAGTACAAATAAGCACTAAAAATAGGAAGCGGGGGGAAGCAGCCGCTGGTTTCGTTGACTTTTCCAGAGACCAAAATGAACTTGGTTTTCCAGCGGTCGCTGGTCCATCTGACTGCTGAGAACAGCACAGCGGTTGGCTACGACGTACGCTG
This window of the Accipiter gentilis chromosome 10, bAccGen1.1, whole genome shotgun sequence genome carries:
- the BCL2L10 gene encoding bcl-2-like protein 10 produces the protein MPSSLKEETALLLEDYFQHRGGGAALPPSPTAATLRRAAAELERRERPFFRSCAPLARAEPREAAALLERVAAQLEAEGGLNWGRLLALVVFAGTLAAALTERGCGDGPRCLAAALAAYLAEERGEWLEAHGGWDGFCRFFGRHGSQPADQSSTISNAIMAAAGFGIAGLAFLLVVR